The Molothrus ater isolate BHLD 08-10-18 breed brown headed cowbird chromosome 1, BPBGC_Mater_1.1, whole genome shotgun sequence genome includes a window with the following:
- the CIDEA gene encoding cell death activator CIDE-A has product MEVARDCVGSLLRSFISMGASVGAVTKQTLFPPLMPAGRPFRVSNASRSSRKGIVASSLQELLSKTLDAFVITAGIVTLVLEEDGTVVDTEEFFKSLDDNTHFMVLENGQKWTPAKNGVVAVRKKKKMGVANITFDLYKLNPKDFIGCLNIKATFYEIYSISYDIKCMGAKSVLRKVLQLLSHAAQIAGQFLLYTGTYMLQLMGEYDEEEMCMRSRRE; this is encoded by the exons ATCTTTCATATCCATGGGAGCATCAGTAGGAGCAGTAACAAAACAGACCCTGTTCCCTCCTCTCATGCCTGCAGGGCGCCCTTTCCGTGTGTCCAACGCCTCCCGCAGCAGCCGGAAGGGAATTGTtgccagcagcctgcaggagctcctcagcAAG actttGGATGCCTTCGTTATAACTGCTGGAATCGTTACTCTGGTTTTGGAGGAAGATGGTACAGTCGTGGACACAGAAGAGTTCTTCAAGTCCCTGGATGACAATACACACTTCATGGTTCTAGAAAATGGACAGAAATGGACACCA GCAAAAAATGGAGTTGTGGCTgtgagaaaaaagaagaaaatgggagTAGCTAACATCACTTTTGATCTGTACAAGCTGAACCCTAAGGATTTTATTGGCTGCTTAAACATCAAGGCAACCTTCTATGAGATCTACTCTATCTCATATGACATCAAATGCATGGGAGCTAAAAGTGTATTACG GAAAGTGCTTCAGCTACTATCCCATGCAGCACAAATAGCTGGACAGTTTCTGCTCTATACTGGAACATACATGCTGCAGTTGATGGGTGAATatgatgaagaagaaatgtGCATGAGATCCAGGCGGGAATAG